The Roseicyclus marinus genome has a segment encoding these proteins:
- a CDS encoding ABC transporter permease translates to METKLPPYATTGERLWFYGFRVICGLIFFFLMAPILVVIPLSFNAENFFTFTPGMLALDPEAYSLRHYRDFLTNPDWQQALRNSLTIAPVATLLSVSLGTLAAIGLSQSHVPFKGAIMAILISPMIVPLIISAAGMYFFYSRVGLQGTYWGVVLAHAALGIPFVIITVTATLVGFDRSLTRAAASLGANPVTTFFRVQMPLILPGVISGGLFAFITSFDEVVVVIFVGSAQQQTLPWQMFTGLREQISPTILAVATILVVVSIGLLSVVEMLRRRSERLRGMSPG, encoded by the coding sequence ATGGAAACCAAACTGCCACCCTATGCCACGACCGGCGAACGCCTGTGGTTCTACGGGTTCCGCGTGATCTGCGGGCTGATCTTCTTTTTCCTGATGGCCCCGATCCTTGTCGTGATCCCCCTCAGCTTCAATGCCGAGAATTTCTTTACCTTCACGCCCGGCATGCTGGCGCTCGACCCCGAGGCCTATAGCCTGCGCCATTACCGCGATTTCCTGACCAATCCCGATTGGCAGCAGGCGTTGCGCAATTCGCTGACTATCGCGCCGGTGGCGACACTTTTGTCGGTCAGTCTTGGCACCTTGGCCGCCATCGGCCTGTCGCAAAGCCATGTGCCCTTCAAGGGGGCGATCATGGCCATCCTGATCTCGCCGATGATCGTGCCGCTGATCATCTCGGCGGCGGGGATGTATTTCTTTTACTCCCGCGTCGGGTTGCAGGGGACCTATTGGGGCGTGGTGCTGGCCCATGCCGCGCTTGGCATTCCCTTTGTCATCATCACGGTGACCGCAACGCTGGTGGGGTTCGACCGGTCGCTGACGCGGGCGGCGGCGAGCCTCGGGGCGAACCCGGTCACGACCTTTTTCCGGGTGCAGATGCCGCTGATCCTTCCGGGCGTGATCTCGGGTGGGCTTTTCGCCTTCATCACGTCTTTCGACGAGGTGGTGGTGGTGATCTTCGTGGGCTCGGCCCAGCAGCAGACGCTGCCGTGGCAGATGTTCACCGGCCTGCGCGAACAGATCAGCCCGACGATCCTTGCCGTGGCGACGATCCTTGTCGTCGTGTCCATCGGCCTGTTGAGCGTGGTCGAGATGTTGCGCCGCCGGTCGGAACGGCTGCGGGGCATGTCGCCCGGTTGA
- a CDS encoding ABC transporter permease, whose translation MSDATAGNLSQAAAEARRDDAAQTGPMLAADGRPLKQSLNRALRAQKLRALALIAPLLIFLLVTFVAPILDMLFRSVENQIVSETLPRTVIALEDWDAQDLPSEDTYAALAYDLHAAVERRIHTRLGSRLNYEETGLSSIFRRSGRGIDDIGEGYAEQFIALDPAWEEPATWISLMADPDWIEEQAAWAATETEMREPAFRLAAGIDDMLPETADAYRSFALTLQAEARNPDSPTTEEPWNTVFLALYRDLSAGAEVGATDGPEIARAEVMRLQEAAAAVSGFTPVDLRARFADIDDGWAEMPIWSTIQTFSDPYTAGYFLAAVDLQLTPGGIEQVEDNQRIYMLLFQRTMVLSLTIMGLCVILGYPIAYLLSNLPLRTSNMLLILVLLPFWTSLLVRTSAWKVLLQQEGVINDLLVWVGLVADDARLAMINNQVGTVVAMTHILLPFMILPLYSVMKTIPPSYMRAAKSLGATNWTAFRRVYFPQSVPGIGAGCILVFILSIGYYITPEIVGGRTGIFISNRIAFHISDSLNWGLAAALGSILLALVLVLYWLYDRIVGIDNVKLG comes from the coding sequence ATGAGCGACGCCACCGCAGGCAACCTGAGCCAGGCCGCCGCCGAGGCCCGCCGCGATGACGCGGCCCAGACCGGCCCGATGCTGGCCGCCGACGGAAGGCCGCTGAAACAGAGCCTGAACCGGGCGCTGAGGGCACAAAAGCTCCGGGCGCTGGCGCTGATCGCGCCCCTGCTGATCTTTCTGCTGGTGACCTTCGTCGCGCCGATCCTCGACATGCTGTTCCGGTCGGTCGAGAACCAGATCGTGTCCGAAACCCTGCCGCGCACGGTGATCGCGCTGGAGGATTGGGACGCGCAGGATCTGCCTTCCGAGGATACCTATGCCGCGCTCGCCTATGACCTGCATGCAGCGGTCGAGCGGCGCATCCACACGCGACTTGGGTCGCGCCTGAATTACGAGGAAACGGGGCTGAGTTCGATCTTTCGTCGTTCGGGCCGGGGCATCGACGATATCGGCGAAGGCTATGCCGAGCAGTTCATCGCCCTGGACCCTGCCTGGGAAGAGCCCGCGACCTGGATCTCGCTGATGGCCGATCCCGACTGGATCGAGGAGCAGGCCGCATGGGCCGCGACCGAGACGGAGATGCGCGAACCGGCGTTCCGGCTGGCTGCGGGCATCGACGACATGCTGCCCGAGACGGCGGATGCCTACCGATCATTCGCCCTGACCTTGCAGGCGGAAGCGCGCAACCCCGACAGCCCGACGACCGAAGAGCCGTGGAACACGGTCTTTCTGGCGCTTTACCGCGATCTGAGCGCAGGTGCCGAAGTCGGTGCCACCGATGGACCCGAGATCGCCCGTGCCGAGGTGATGCGGCTGCAGGAGGCCGCCGCAGCCGTATCGGGCTTCACGCCCGTCGACCTGCGCGCACGATTTGCCGATATCGACGATGGCTGGGCCGAAATGCCGATCTGGAGCACGATCCAGACCTTTTCCGACCCCTATACGGCCGGCTATTTTCTTGCCGCCGTCGACCTGCAACTGACGCCGGGCGGGATCGAGCAGGTCGAGGACAACCAGCGGATCTACATGCTCCTGTTTCAGCGCACCATGGTGCTGTCGCTGACGATCATGGGGCTGTGCGTGATCCTGGGCTATCCGATCGCCTACCTGCTGTCGAACCTGCCCCTGCGCACGTCGAACATGCTGCTCATCCTTGTCCTCTTGCCGTTCTGGACCTCGCTTCTGGTGCGCACGAGCGCGTGGAAGGTGCTGTTGCAGCAAGAGGGCGTGATCAACGACCTGCTCGTATGGGTGGGCCTGGTCGCCGATGACGCGCGGCTGGCGATGATCAACAATCAGGTCGGCACGGTCGTGGCCATGACCCATATCCTTTTGCCCTTCATGATCCTGCCGCTCTATTCGGTGATGAAGACGATCCCGCCCAGCTACATGCGGGCCGCGAAATCGCTGGGGGCGACGAACTGGACCGCGTTCCGGCGCGTCTACTTTCCGCAATCGGTGCCGGGGATCGGGGCGGGCTGCATCCTCGTCTTCATCCTGTCGATCGGCTATTACATCACGCCCGAGATCGTGGGCGGCCGCACCGGCATCTTCATCTCGAACCGGATCGCCTTTCACATCTCCGACAGCCTGAACTGGGGTCTGGCCGCAGCGCTTGGGTCGATCCTGTTGGCCTTGGTGCTGGTTCTTTACTGGCTCTACGACCGGATCGTGGGCATCGACAACGTCAAGCTGGGGTAA
- a CDS encoding extracellular solute-binding protein — MTLKSLLKTGAAAMLLAPAANAQEMADTVTFVSWGGAYQASQINAYTDPYQAANPDVTIVWDESSPEAVARMRAMFEANNVTWDLVDVVAADAIRLCDEGLAMEVDHDEILAPAPDGTSASEDFGDLIVSDCFIPQIVYSTTNGYRTDVAAWEGRTPDSVCALFDTENFPGTRTLERRPINNLEWALLCDGVAQEDIYDVLETEEGIDRAFAMLDRIKEDTLWWTSAAEAIQFMADGEAVMGSSYNGRLFSAIVEQDQPIEMLWDAQVFDLDGWVIPEGLPEDRLNRVLDFLYFGTDTQRLADQAAYISYGPARESSAPLVGTHAELGVEMAPHMPTNPANSERVIVFNYLWWADYRDDLDARFQAWLAQ; from the coding sequence ATGACCTTGAAATCCCTTTTGAAAACCGGGGCCGCCGCGATGTTGCTGGCCCCTGCCGCGAACGCGCAGGAGATGGCTGATACAGTCACCTTCGTCAGCTGGGGCGGGGCCTACCAGGCCAGCCAGATCAACGCCTATACCGACCCCTACCAGGCGGCGAACCCCGACGTGACCATCGTCTGGGACGAAAGCAGCCCCGAGGCCGTGGCGCGGATGCGCGCGATGTTCGAGGCCAACAACGTCACCTGGGACCTGGTCGACGTGGTGGCCGCCGATGCCATCCGGCTGTGCGACGAAGGCCTGGCGATGGAGGTCGACCACGACGAGATCCTGGCGCCCGCGCCCGATGGCACATCCGCATCGGAGGATTTCGGCGATCTGATCGTATCGGACTGCTTCATCCCGCAGATCGTCTATTCGACGACCAATGGCTATCGCACCGACGTGGCCGCGTGGGAGGGACGCACCCCCGACAGCGTCTGCGCGCTGTTCGACACCGAGAATTTCCCCGGCACGCGCACGCTGGAACGTCGCCCGATCAACAACCTCGAATGGGCGCTTCTGTGTGACGGTGTCGCGCAGGAAGACATCTACGACGTGCTGGAAACCGAGGAAGGCATCGACCGCGCCTTTGCCATGCTCGACCGGATCAAGGAGGACACGCTGTGGTGGACCTCGGCCGCCGAAGCGATCCAGTTCATGGCCGATGGCGAAGCGGTGATGGGCTCGTCCTACAACGGGCGCCTGTTCTCGGCCATCGTGGAGCAGGACCAACCGATCGAGATGCTGTGGGATGCACAGGTCTTTGACCTCGACGGTTGGGTGATCCCCGAGGGTCTGCCGGAGGATCGTCTGAACCGCGTGCTCGATTTCCTCTATTTCGGGACCGACACGCAGCGTCTGGCGGATCAGGCGGCCTATATCTCCTATGGTCCGGCGCGTGAATCCTCTGCCCCGCTGGTCGGCACGCATGCCGAGCTGGGCGTGGAGATGGCCCCGCACATGCCCACGAACCCCGCCAATTCCGAGCGCGTGATCGTGTTCAACTACCTGTGGTGGGCCGATTACCGCGACGATCTGGACGCGCGGTTCCAGGCATGGCTGGCGCAGTAA
- a CDS encoding ABC transporter ATP-binding protein — translation MQDAFVSFDRVQKSYDGETLVVKDLNLAIGKGEFLTMLGPSGSGKTTCLMMLAGFETATHGEITLGGNPINNIPPHKRGIGMVFQNYALFPHMTVAENLAFPLEVRKIGKSDREAKVMRALDMVQMGDFGGRRPAQLSGGQQQRIALARALVFEPELVLMDEPLGALDKQLRETMQFEITNLAHRLGITVVYVTHDQTEALTMSDRVAVFDDGRIQQLDAPDVLYEQPQNSFVAQFIGENNTLEGTVAEMREDMCVVRLDDGELIDALPVNVSEVGARTKVSIRPERVEMNKDRLAPDAHTLKAEVVEFIYMGDIYRTRLRVAGHEDFVIKTRNAPDQRRLKPGERIEIGWLPQDCRALDA, via the coding sequence GACGCGTTCGTGTCTTTCGACCGCGTGCAGAAAAGCTACGACGGTGAAACGCTGGTCGTGAAGGATCTGAACCTCGCGATCGGCAAGGGCGAGTTCCTGACCATGCTGGGTCCCTCTGGCTCGGGCAAGACGACCTGCCTGATGATGCTGGCAGGCTTCGAGACCGCCACCCATGGCGAGATCACGCTGGGCGGAAACCCGATCAACAACATCCCGCCCCACAAGCGCGGGATAGGCATGGTTTTCCAGAATTACGCGCTGTTCCCGCATATGACCGTGGCCGAAAACCTCGCCTTTCCGCTGGAGGTGCGCAAGATCGGCAAGTCCGACCGCGAGGCCAAGGTCATGCGCGCGCTCGACATGGTGCAGATGGGCGATTTCGGTGGTCGCAGGCCCGCGCAATTGTCCGGTGGCCAGCAGCAGCGGATCGCGCTGGCGCGTGCCCTGGTGTTCGAGCCGGAGCTGGTTCTGATGGACGAGCCCTTGGGCGCGCTCGACAAGCAGCTGCGCGAAACGATGCAGTTCGAGATCACCAACCTTGCCCACAGGCTGGGCATCACGGTGGTCTATGTCACCCATGACCAGACCGAGGCGCTGACCATGTCGGACCGGGTCGCGGTGTTCGACGATGGCCGCATCCAGCAGCTGGACGCGCCCGATGTACTGTACGAACAGCCGCAGAACAGTTTCGTGGCCCAGTTCATCGGCGAGAACAACACGCTGGAGGGCACGGTCGCCGAGATGCGCGAGGACATGTGCGTCGTGCGGCTCGACGATGGCGAATTGATCGACGCCCTGCCCGTCAACGTGTCGGAAGTCGGTGCCCGCACCAAGGTGTCGATCCGCCCCGAGCGGGTCGAGATGAACAAGGACCGGCTTGCCCCCGATGCCCATACGCTCAAGGCCGAGGTGGTCGAGTTCATCTACATGGGCGACATCTATCGCACCCGCCTGCGGGTCGCGGGCCACGAGGATTTCGTGATCAAGACCCGCAACGCCCCCGACCAGCGCCGCCTGAAACCGGGCGAGCGGATCGAGATCGGCTGGCTGCCGCAAGATTGCCGCGCGCTCGACGCCTGA